One window of the Candidatus Falkowbacteria bacterium genome contains the following:
- the murG gene encoding undecaprenyldiphospho-muramoylpentapeptide beta-N-acetylglucosaminyltransferase — MKIILTGGGTIGSVSPLIAIKQELEKQKIQADYLWVGTETGIEKNIIDKQNIPYKAIKSAKLRRYFSGWNFLVPFQFLVGWFQSLKIIIKFKPDIILSAGSFVCVPVVLAGWLLKKKTVIHQQDFKVGLANRIMAPFSSKVTATFEKSVKDFSSTKTQLTGNPVRQEIFSGSKEKAMQLFNLQPDLPTLLIMGGSLGATKLNKLIFEAVPELVNICQIIHITGKGQEIEWVDKEKFGEKANRYHSIGYLYKDLVHAYAAADLTVCRAGMSTLTELTALRKAMLLVPIPDNQQEENARFFDSKNAVILMDQKTITADQMVTILVGLLSNPNSLQRLQHNLGSVMLEGANEKYVEFITSLIKKKK; from the coding sequence ATGAAAATAATTTTAACAGGCGGAGGGACAATCGGTTCAGTCAGTCCCTTGATTGCCATTAAACAAGAATTAGAAAAGCAGAAAATACAAGCTGACTATCTTTGGGTTGGAACTGAGACTGGTATTGAAAAAAACATCATTGATAAACAAAACATTCCTTATAAAGCAATAAAATCAGCCAAACTGAGACGTTATTTTTCTGGTTGGAATTTCTTGGTACCTTTTCAATTTCTTGTAGGATGGTTTCAGTCCTTGAAAATTATTATCAAATTTAAGCCAGATATAATTTTATCAGCGGGTAGTTTTGTGTGCGTGCCAGTTGTTTTGGCAGGCTGGTTATTAAAGAAAAAAACTGTAATTCATCAACAAGACTTCAAGGTCGGTTTAGCAAATCGTATAATGGCACCATTCTCTAGTAAAGTCACCGCTACTTTTGAAAAATCGGTTAAGGATTTTAGTTCAACTAAAACTCAATTGACGGGTAATCCTGTACGTCAGGAAATTTTTTCTGGCAGCAAAGAAAAAGCAATGCAGTTATTTAATTTACAGCCCGATTTGCCAACTTTGTTAATAATGGGTGGTAGTTTGGGCGCTACTAAGTTAAATAAGTTAATTTTTGAAGCTGTGCCTGAACTGGTTAACATTTGCCAAATTATTCATATCACTGGTAAAGGGCAGGAAATTGAGTGGGTAGATAAAGAAAAATTTGGGGAGAAAGCTAATAGATATCACTCAATTGGCTATTTATACAAAGATTTAGTGCATGCTTATGCAGCAGCAGATTTGACTGTTTGTCGGGCAGGTATGTCAACTTTAACTGAATTGACGGCTCTACGAAAGGCAATGCTTTTGGTGCCTATACCTGATAATCAACAGGAAGAAAACGCGCGATTTTTTGACAGCAAAAATGCCGTAATTTTAATGGATCAAAAAACAATCACAGCTGATCAAATGGTTACAATTCTCGTAGGTTTATTGAGCAACCCTAATAGTTTGCAGAGATTACAACATAATTTAGGTAGTGTTATGCTGGAAGGGGCCAATGAAAAATATGTGGAATTTATAACTTCACTTATAAAAAAGAAGAAATAA
- a CDS encoding DUF87 domain-containing protein has protein sequence MFKPGDVKKKPVTSEKVRPKTVSESKKIKKEEVKAAKQKESLQMEKTYRKGVTSVLDIIAPAAFEIMPDHVRIGGLFSRTLFVMTYPRYISVGWFSPIINYNATLDVSMFFYPMDSAVVLKQLRNKVGVLTAQLTSDNEKGAPRDPLRETALQDIEKLRDDLTQGIEKFFQYGLYLTLYEKDLKKLDVLTEDIEAVLGTRSILSKRVFYQAEQGFNSTVPICNDELMITANLNSSPIAASFPFISSELTSDDGILFGINRHNNSLILFDRFSLQNANSCVFATSGAGKSYTIKLEILRSMMLGTDVIIIDPEREYKNLNDAVGGTYVNISLNSESKINPFDLPRKMGDMSAADVIRSAVITLKGLMRIMIGKMTYQEDSIMDRALIETYAKKDITPESDLSKIEPPIMQDLYDVLDGMEGGADLALRLKKYTTGTFSGLFNSPTNVDMANQLVCFSVRDLEDELRPMAIYNIVNYIWNVVRSEIKKRILVIDEAWWLMQHEDSAKFIHALVKRCRKYYLGVTTITQDVNDFLLSQYGQAIVTNSALKILLKQAPSAMELIQKVFQLTEGEKYLLLECNIGEGIFFAGNRHAAMKVVASPLEDRMITTDPKQLLKQEKEQKQEDEDAAEREASIK, from the coding sequence ATGTTTAAACCTGGAGACGTCAAAAAAAAGCCGGTCACTAGTGAAAAGGTAAGGCCGAAAACAGTTTCAGAGTCCAAGAAAATAAAAAAAGAAGAAGTTAAGGCAGCAAAGCAAAAAGAATCTTTGCAAATGGAAAAAACTTACCGTAAAGGAGTAACTTCAGTTTTGGATATCATTGCTCCAGCAGCCTTTGAAATTATGCCAGATCATGTGAGGATTGGTGGTTTATTTTCTCGAACTTTATTTGTAATGACATATCCAAGGTATATTAGTGTTGGCTGGTTTTCTCCAATCATTAATTACAATGCGACATTAGATGTGTCCATGTTTTTTTATCCGATGGATTCGGCAGTTGTGTTGAAACAATTGAGAAATAAGGTAGGTGTTTTGACTGCCCAGCTGACATCTGATAATGAAAAAGGCGCACCACGTGACCCACTTCGGGAAACTGCTTTGCAGGATATAGAAAAACTTAGAGATGATTTGACCCAGGGTATAGAAAAGTTTTTTCAGTATGGGCTATATCTCACTTTATATGAAAAAGATTTAAAAAAGTTAGATGTTTTGACTGAAGATATTGAGGCAGTTTTGGGAACTCGGTCAATTCTTTCCAAACGAGTTTTTTATCAGGCAGAACAAGGGTTCAATTCAACTGTGCCAATTTGTAATGATGAATTAATGATAACTGCGAATTTAAATTCTTCACCGATTGCTGCTTCATTTCCATTTATTTCTTCAGAGCTAACTTCAGATGATGGTATTTTATTTGGTATTAATAGACATAACAATAGTTTAATTTTATTCGATCGTTTTTCTTTGCAAAATGCCAATTCTTGCGTGTTTGCTACTTCTGGTGCTGGTAAGAGTTATACTATCAAGCTAGAAATTTTACGTAGTATGATGTTAGGGACAGATGTGATTATTATTGATCCAGAAAGAGAATATAAAAACTTGAATGATGCTGTTGGCGGAACTTATGTAAATATTTCACTGAACTCCGAGAGTAAAATTAACCCTTTTGATTTGCCAAGAAAAATGGGAGACATGTCAGCAGCTGATGTGATTCGTAGCGCAGTGATTACTCTAAAGGGTCTAATGCGTATTATGATTGGTAAAATGACTTATCAAGAAGATTCAATTATGGATCGCGCTTTGATTGAAACTTACGCCAAAAAAGATATTACTCCTGAATCAGATTTGTCTAAAATTGAACCGCCAATTATGCAAGATCTATATGATGTCTTGGATGGTATGGAGGGCGGAGCAGATTTAGCTCTAAGATTAAAGAAATATACTACTGGTACTTTTTCTGGCTTGTTTAATTCACCAACAAATGTAGATATGGCAAATCAATTAGTTTGTTTCAGTGTTCGAGATCTAGAGGATGAGCTTAGACCAATGGCCATTTACAATATTGTTAACTATATTTGGAACGTAGTTCGTTCAGAAATAAAGAAACGTATTTTGGTGATTGATGAAGCTTGGTGGTTAATGCAACACGAGGATTCAGCTAAGTTTATTCACGCTCTTGTTAAACGTTGTCGAAAATATTATCTTGGTGTGACTACCATTACCCAGGACGTGAATGATTTTTTACTTTCTCAGTATGGTCAGGCCATTGTTACTAATTCGGCACTTAAAATTTTGTTAAAACAAGCACCTTCGGCTATGGAATTGATTCAAAAAGTGTTTCAATTAACTGAAGGAGAGAAATATTTATTGCTGGAATGTAATATAGGTGAAGGTATTTTCTTTGCAGGTAATCGGCATGCAGCTATGAAAGTGGTGGCTTCACCATTAGAGGACCGTATGATTACTACTGATCCTAAACAACTACTAAAACAAGAAAAAGAACAAAAGCAGGAGGATGAGGATGCTGCTGAACGTGAGGCTAGTATTAAATAA
- a CDS encoding PrgI family protein, translating into MQQFLVPQFIDVEDKIIGPITTRQFVEVLIGVLITFISYKILAFVYFAFFGFLTLALTAIIAFVRINGRPIHFFMLNFLQTSKRPRLRVWNRAAYARLVKEVDSQPLAEKKITKQKKRSVSGSRLRDVSLVVNTGGVYDGGEMTNEFKPL; encoded by the coding sequence GTGCAACAATTCTTGGTGCCACAATTTATTGATGTAGAAGACAAAATTATTGGTCCAATTACCACAAGACAGTTTGTGGAGGTATTGATTGGTGTTTTGATTACTTTCATCTCTTATAAAATTTTAGCTTTTGTTTATTTTGCTTTTTTCGGTTTTTTGACTTTGGCACTTACAGCAATTATTGCTTTTGTTCGAATAAATGGGAGACCGATTCATTTCTTTATGCTAAATTTTTTGCAAACTAGTAAACGTCCAAGGCTACGGGTTTGGAATAGAGCAGCTTATGCAAGGCTAGTTAAGGAGGTTGATAGTCAGCCGTTAGCGGAAAAAAAGATTACCAAGCAAAAAAAGCGTTCAGTTTCTGGTTCTAGACTAAGAGATGTTTCTTTGGTTGTTAATACCGGAGGAGTGTATGATGGCGGAGAAATGACTAATGAGTTCAAACCACTGTAA
- a CDS encoding GIY-YIG nuclease family protein encodes MNQKHYYVYILANKYNSVLYVGMTSDLRNRMYQHKEKVYPRSFSARYNINKLMYYEVFEDPWSAICREKQLKAGSSLKKRALIEQENNAYEDLSMEWF; translated from the coding sequence ATGAATCAAAAACATTATTATGTTTATATCTTGGCGAATAAGTATAATTCGGTGCTTTATGTGGGAATGACTAGTGATTTGCGTAACCGTATGTATCAGCATAAAGAAAAAGTGTATCCGCGTTCTTTTTCTGCCCGTTATAACATTAATAAATTAATGTACTATGAAGTTTTTGAAGATCCCTGGTCTGCGATTTGCCGTGAAAAACAGCTAAAGGCAGGTTCAAGTTTAAAGAAACGAGCTTTGATTGAGCAGGAAAATAACGCATATGAAGATTTATCGATGGAGTGGTTTTAG
- the ftsE gene encoding cell division ATP-binding protein FtsE yields the protein MIKLRQVTKFYEPDIYALKGVSLHIRPGEFVSVIGQSGSGKTTVVKLLTAEERLTNGSISLSGWDISNIHHKEVPLLRRQIGVIFQDYKLLPQKTVFENIAFALEACGATHKKIKKIIPQILKVVNLAHKSDMYPRQLSGGEQQRVGIARSLIHRPKILVADEPTGNLDLTNTREIVDLLKKINELGTTVLLVTHNRDVVNMLKRRVIVLDKGQVVSDQKVGRYVL from the coding sequence ATGATAAAGTTGCGTCAAGTGACTAAATTTTACGAACCAGATATTTACGCGCTAAAAGGTGTTAGTTTGCATATTCGGCCAGGCGAATTTGTTTCCGTTATTGGGCAAAGTGGTAGTGGTAAAACTACTGTAGTTAAGCTCTTGACAGCGGAAGAAAGGCTAACAAATGGTTCAATCAGTTTGAGTGGTTGGGATATTTCAAACATTCATCACAAGGAAGTTCCTCTACTTCGACGCCAGATTGGTGTAATCTTCCAGGATTATAAACTTTTACCGCAAAAAACTGTTTTTGAAAACATTGCCTTTGCATTGGAAGCTTGTGGTGCAACTCACAAAAAAATAAAAAAAATAATTCCACAAATATTAAAAGTGGTAAACTTAGCTCACAAGTCAGACATGTATCCACGTCAATTGTCAGGAGGAGAACAGCAAAGGGTCGGGATCGCTCGTTCTTTAATTCATCGTCCGAAAATATTGGTAGCAGATGAGCCAACCGGAAATTTGGATTTAACAAATACACGTGAGATTGTTGATTTGTTAAAAAAGATTAATGAATTGGGAACAACTGTATTGTTAGTTACGCATAATCGTGATGTTGTGAATATGCTTAAACGGAGGGTTATAGTTTTGGATAAAGGGCAAGTCGTCAGTGATCAAAAAGTCGGTCGGTACGTTTTGTAA
- a CDS encoding ComF family protein, producing the protein MFSISSRLKTLWAEALDYVFPKECLNCQKEGEYLCSACFAKIELFEQFPCFICNSGQYEVGICPECQEQTSIDQIVIACTYTNNIAGQLVEQFKYNYLEELKKLLGQLLIKQIQKQGLNSVFYAQKLVPVPLHKIRLAERGFNQASELAKQLRVKYNCQLEQELVQRQENTLHQAKLNRQQRLQNLQNAFRINIRQVIPEQVILIDDVLTTGATFSEIAKTCKAAGIKKVVCSAVCHG; encoded by the coding sequence ATGTTTAGTATAAGCTCTCGACTTAAAACTCTTTGGGCAGAGGCATTAGATTATGTTTTTCCTAAGGAGTGTTTGAATTGTCAAAAAGAGGGGGAGTATTTATGCTCCGCCTGTTTTGCTAAAATTGAACTATTTGAGCAGTTTCCTTGTTTTATTTGTAATAGCGGGCAGTATGAAGTAGGTATTTGTCCTGAGTGTCAGGAGCAGACATCTATAGATCAGATAGTAATTGCTTGTACTTATACTAATAATATCGCGGGTCAATTAGTCGAACAGTTCAAATATAATTATTTAGAGGAGTTGAAAAAGCTATTAGGTCAACTTCTAATTAAGCAAATTCAAAAGCAAGGTTTAAATTCAGTTTTTTATGCTCAAAAGCTAGTGCCCGTACCCTTGCATAAAATACGCTTAGCTGAACGAGGTTTTAATCAGGCCTCAGAGCTGGCTAAACAGTTGAGGGTTAAATATAATTGCCAGTTAGAACAGGAACTCGTTCAGCGACAGGAGAACACATTACATCAAGCTAAACTGAACCGACAACAAAGGTTGCAAAATTTACAAAATGCCTTTAGAATAAATATACGTCAAGTTATTCCTGAGCAAGTAATATTAATTGATGACGTATTAACAACAGGCGCCACTTTTAGTGAAATTGCTAAAACATGTAAAGCTGCTGGAATTAAAAAAGTTGTCTGTTCAGCGGTTTGTCATGGGTAA
- a CDS encoding tetratricopeptide repeat protein, giving the protein MKFISRKTGGVVVGLVIIAVIVVGVIMFSPNQPSSEVAELVKINNTRELTASEIGDLAEIKVLLSANINDDQGLLMLAMLKQTLGDHDGAIELYEILHGFRPDEITPLQNMATIYFDTGKYELAEELQLKILDINYKWANSYRELMSIYRYHLKDRREKIEPLLLYGYENFPEAKQDMISQLALYYDIFAEDYTKALRYYNELLPYVPNDTEVLQRIQELKNLK; this is encoded by the coding sequence ATGAAGTTTATTTCCAGAAAAACAGGGGGGGTAGTAGTAGGATTAGTGATAATTGCCGTTATTGTGGTAGGAGTGATTATGTTTAGTCCAAATCAACCTAGTTCAGAAGTCGCGGAATTAGTAAAGATTAATAATACAAGAGAGCTCACAGCATCAGAAATAGGTGATTTGGCAGAAATAAAAGTGTTGTTGAGCGCTAATATTAATGATGATCAAGGATTGCTGATGCTAGCAATGCTAAAGCAAACTTTGGGAGATCATGATGGAGCTATTGAGCTTTATGAAATATTACACGGATTCCGTCCCGATGAGATTACGCCTTTGCAAAATATGGCGACGATTTATTTTGACACTGGAAAGTATGAATTGGCAGAAGAATTACAATTGAAGATTTTGGATATTAATTATAAATGGGCAAACTCATATCGAGAGTTGATGTCTATTTATCGGTATCATTTGAAAGATAGAAGAGAAAAAATAGAGCCACTTTTATTGTACGGTTATGAAAATTTTCCTGAAGCTAAACAAGATATGATTTCTCAGTTAGCTTTGTATTATGATATTTTTGCAGAGGATTATACCAAGGCTCTGAGATACTATAATGAACTGTTGCCATATGTGCCAAATGACACTGAAGTTTTGCAACGAATCCAAGAACTTAAAAACCTAAAATAA